The following proteins are encoded in a genomic region of Phycisphaera sp.:
- a CDS encoding leucine--tRNA ligase, with translation MAIGGEPGTQRRWHELSPQDQRAAIDDQRLAYVGEQTVNWCPKLGTVLANEEVIDGRSERGSHPVYRKPLKQWMLRITSYADRLLEGLDTVDWPDDTRSKQRHWIGKSEGAEVDFALDIDTDDPDIDADLPPAMRVFTTRPDTIFGATFMVIAPEHPVVDAVLRTPRPETPTDELRAYAQKARNTADVDRQAAKDKTGVFTGLHAINPVTGDRVPVYVADYVLMGYGYGAIMAVPAHDERDFAFAEKFGLTIRDVVYPVAISAMAYYVTHAAPAETGDAYWLSTLADMLGYVTSNDLTPKDFGHALSHVRMNRRGDQPVPIERKQLVEASPADLADTERWRGAVRHQWMDTLESLFGQSFDKLRETFANGGYYASQGQPYDGNGYAANSTATVEGSTVSLDGMPTGKAKATITNWLDQTGIGRRRTNFKLRDWLFSRQRYWGEPFPIVFTEDGDHYPVDADALPVKLPDIADYEPAESETPQPLLAKAADWVRTTAGDAGCSALDSDTIVYRETNTMPGWAGSCWYYLRYADPHNDDALVSKQAQAYWLGERGVDLYIGGSEHAVLHLLYARFWHMVLYDLGHVDSPEPFRKLYHQGMITSFAYQRKDKTLVPIDQVENTGTEDAPKHVESATGESVVQIVAKMSKALKNVVNPDDIIAEYGADTFRLYEMYMGPLEASKPWNTRDIMGLHRFLQRLWRLIIDEETGQPRIADSADTEVDKQLHRTIAKVEGDIERLSFNTAIAAMIELVNLGTSKAGTSGGVFTQQQARRVAAMLAPFAPHTADELHERLGGVDHAGQQVQTLYNSVWPKYDESQLVDDEVEIAVQLLGKVKARIMVPADADAKKLEAIALDHPEIKPLLEGKTVRKVIAVPGRLVNIVAN, from the coding sequence ATGGCCATCGGCGGCGAGCCCGGCACCCAGCGCCGCTGGCACGAGCTGAGCCCCCAAGACCAACGCGCCGCCATCGACGACCAGCGCCTGGCCTACGTCGGAGAGCAGACCGTCAACTGGTGCCCCAAGCTGGGCACCGTGCTGGCCAACGAGGAGGTCATCGACGGCCGCAGCGAGCGTGGCAGCCACCCGGTCTACCGCAAGCCACTCAAGCAGTGGATGCTGCGCATCACGTCGTACGCCGACCGCCTGCTCGAAGGCCTCGATACCGTCGATTGGCCCGACGATACCCGCAGCAAGCAGCGCCACTGGATCGGCAAGAGCGAGGGTGCCGAGGTCGACTTCGCTCTCGATATCGACACGGACGATCCCGACATCGACGCCGACCTGCCGCCGGCCATGCGCGTCTTTACAACCAGGCCCGACACTATCTTCGGCGCGACCTTCATGGTCATCGCCCCCGAGCACCCGGTGGTCGATGCCGTGCTCCGCACGCCCCGCCCCGAAACACCAACAGATGAGCTCCGTGCTTACGCCCAGAAGGCCCGTAACACTGCCGACGTTGATCGCCAGGCCGCCAAGGACAAGACCGGCGTCTTCACCGGCCTGCACGCCATCAATCCTGTAACCGGCGACCGCGTCCCGGTCTACGTCGCCGACTACGTCCTGATGGGTTACGGCTACGGCGCGATCATGGCCGTCCCCGCCCACGACGAGCGCGACTTCGCGTTTGCCGAGAAGTTCGGGCTGACCATCCGCGACGTGGTGTACCCGGTAGCTATCTCGGCGATGGCCTATTACGTCACTCACGCCGCTCCGGCCGAAACGGGCGACGCATATTGGCTTTCGACCCTGGCGGACATGCTGGGCTATGTCACCAGCAACGACCTTACCCCAAAGGACTTTGGTCACGCCCTCTCCCATGTGCGCATGAATCGACGGGGCGATCAGCCCGTGCCAATCGAACGCAAGCAACTCGTCGAAGCAAGCCCGGCAGACCTCGCCGATACCGAACGATGGCGCGGGGCCGTGCGGCACCAATGGATGGATACGCTCGAGAGCCTCTTCGGCCAGAGCTTCGACAAGCTGCGTGAGACCTTCGCCAATGGCGGGTACTACGCCAGCCAGGGCCAGCCCTACGACGGCAACGGCTATGCTGCCAACTCCACGGCAACCGTCGAGGGGTCCACGGTCTCACTCGACGGCATGCCCACGGGCAAGGCCAAGGCGACCATCACCAACTGGCTCGACCAGACCGGCATCGGCCGCCGCCGCACGAACTTCAAGCTGCGCGACTGGCTGTTCAGCCGCCAGCGCTACTGGGGCGAGCCCTTCCCCATCGTCTTCACCGAGGACGGCGACCACTACCCCGTCGACGCCGACGCGCTGCCCGTCAAGCTGCCCGACATCGCCGACTACGAGCCCGCCGAGAGCGAGACACCCCAGCCCCTACTGGCCAAGGCGGCCGACTGGGTCCGCACCACCGCGGGTGACGCCGGCTGCTCGGCCCTCGATTCCGACACGATTGTCTATCGCGAGACCAACACCATGCCCGGCTGGGCCGGAAGCTGCTGGTACTACCTGCGCTACGCCGACCCGCACAACGACGACGCGCTGGTGTCCAAGCAAGCCCAGGCCTACTGGTTGGGCGAGCGTGGTGTTGATTTGTACATCGGCGGCTCCGAGCACGCCGTGCTGCACCTGCTCTACGCCCGGTTCTGGCACATGGTGCTGTACGACCTGGGCCACGTCGACTCGCCCGAGCCGTTCCGCAAGCTCTACCACCAGGGCATGATCACGTCCTTCGCGTATCAGCGCAAGGACAAAACCTTGGTGCCCATCGACCAGGTCGAGAACACCGGTACGGAAGACGCACCCAAGCATGTCGAAAGCGCGACTGGTGAATCTGTTGTCCAGATTGTTGCCAAGATGTCCAAGGCTCTCAAGAACGTTGTTAACCCCGACGACATAATCGCTGAGTACGGGGCCGACACGTTTCGCCTGTACGAGATGTACATGGGCCCGCTGGAAGCCAGCAAACCCTGGAACACCCGCGACATCATGGGCCTGCACCGCTTCCTGCAACGCCTGTGGCGTCTGATCATCGACGAAGAAACCGGTCAGCCGCGCATCGCCGATTCGGCTGACACCGAGGTCGACAAGCAGCTCCACCGTACCATCGCCAAGGTCGAGGGCGATATCGAACGCCTGAGCTTCAACACCGCCATCGCCGCGATGATCGAGCTGGTGAACCTCGGCACGAGCAAGGCCGGCACGAGTGGGGGCGTCTTCACCCAGCAGCAGGCCCGCCGCGTCGCCGCCATGCTCGCGCCCTTCGCGCCCCACACCGCCGACGAGCTGCACGAACGCCTGGGCGGCGTCGACCACGCCGGCCAGCAGGTCCAGACGCTCTACAACAGCGTGTGGCCCAAGTACGACGAGAGCCAGCTCGTCGACGACGAGGTCGAGATCGCCGTGCAGTTGCTGGGCAAGGTCAAGGCACGCATCATGGTGCCCGCCGACGCCGACGCGAAGAAGCTCGAGGCCATCGCGCTCGACCACCCGGAGATCAAGCCCCTGCTGGAGGGCAAGACCGTCCGCAAGGTCATCGCCGTCCCAGGCCGGCTCGTGAACATCGTCGCGAACTGA
- the pheT gene encoding phenylalanine--tRNA ligase subunit beta, translating into MDASLTWLASLLDRGMGGEGADSPLTVEEVDAALTAAGFPLDGIEPKGADALLDVEVTSNRGDCLSHLGLAREIAAMTGRVVTPREIGEVARGPAVGEHLKLENRCSGGDRPACPTFTAHVILGATIGPSPAWLRELLESVGQRSINSAVDVTNWLNLEHGNPSHVFDLDTLEGRTLVIREASEGEPLATLDGVSRKLKSGEIVVADGAKATSLAGVIGGANSQVNEGTTNIVLEVATWDPERVRQASRGHAVRTDASHRFERVVDARTCLPAAEVAARLIAELTGGTLCEGALVEGAPLPEGKAITLRPQRCAKVLGIETPADEIVRLLRSVDVEVRVQDDALACTPPPQRSHDVTREADLIEEVARLRGFDAVPLARRLAIKAQPPQPEERAMEGIARALTALGFFETVTFSFTSPDKATPFLPKNASLVNVDDDRRGAEPTLRPSVLPSLLTCRRVNRDAQVHQDGGIRLFEVSATFWSMREGTNEESRKIAMVVDAGGEGPKAKAEDVQHGVRVARAGIEAMVALCFGHEAKVRVEAGGDLPAAMDSANAGRVFVDGAGGSVELGYFGLPTSETLALFDLQRPVIVAELELEPLLEAYPPTPKVSALPAFPGIERDLSVVVASATPWATIEKAVEGLGLERLQGVAFVGTYSGKQVGEGKKSVTLRLGFRDAERTLRHEEVDPQMERTIAALRDAVSAEVRS; encoded by the coding sequence ATGGACGCAAGCCTCACATGGCTCGCCTCCCTTCTCGACAGAGGTATGGGGGGTGAGGGTGCCGATTCGCCTTTGACGGTCGAGGAGGTGGACGCCGCGCTGACGGCGGCTGGCTTCCCGTTGGACGGCATCGAGCCCAAGGGGGCCGACGCGCTGCTGGACGTCGAGGTGACGAGCAACCGGGGGGACTGCCTGAGCCACCTGGGGCTGGCGCGCGAGATCGCGGCGATGACCGGGCGGGTGGTGACGCCGCGTGAGATCGGCGAGGTCGCCCGGGGGCCGGCGGTTGGCGAGCACCTGAAGCTGGAGAACCGGTGCAGCGGCGGGGATCGGCCGGCGTGCCCAACCTTTACGGCCCACGTCATCCTGGGGGCGACCATCGGCCCGAGCCCGGCGTGGCTGCGGGAGTTGCTCGAGAGCGTGGGGCAGCGGTCGATCAACAGCGCGGTGGACGTGACGAACTGGCTGAACCTGGAGCACGGCAACCCGAGCCACGTGTTCGACCTGGACACGCTGGAAGGCCGGACGCTGGTCATCCGCGAGGCGTCCGAGGGCGAGCCGCTGGCGACGCTGGATGGGGTCTCTCGGAAGCTGAAGTCGGGCGAGATCGTGGTGGCCGATGGGGCGAAGGCGACCTCGCTGGCGGGCGTGATTGGCGGAGCCAACTCTCAAGTGAACGAGGGCACGACGAACATCGTGCTGGAGGTCGCCACCTGGGACCCCGAGCGCGTGCGGCAGGCCAGCCGGGGGCACGCGGTGCGGACGGACGCGAGCCACCGGTTCGAGCGGGTGGTCGATGCGCGGACGTGTCTGCCGGCGGCGGAGGTGGCAGCGCGGTTGATCGCGGAGTTGACGGGCGGCACGCTGTGCGAGGGGGCGCTCGTTGAGGGCGCTCCGCTGCCCGAGGGCAAGGCGATCACGCTGCGGCCCCAGCGGTGCGCGAAGGTGCTGGGCATCGAGACGCCGGCGGACGAGATCGTGCGGCTGCTGCGTTCGGTGGACGTCGAGGTGCGCGTGCAGGACGACGCGTTGGCATGCACCCCCCCACCACAACGCTCGCACGATGTGACGCGTGAGGCCGATCTGATCGAAGAAGTGGCTCGACTGCGCGGGTTCGACGCGGTGCCGTTGGCGAGGCGGCTAGCGATCAAGGCGCAGCCGCCCCAGCCCGAGGAGCGAGCGATGGAGGGCATCGCCCGCGCGCTGACGGCCCTTGGGTTCTTCGAGACCGTGACCTTCAGCTTCACGAGCCCGGACAAGGCCACGCCGTTCTTACCAAAAAATGCTTCGCTGGTGAACGTCGACGACGATCGACGCGGGGCCGAGCCGACGCTGCGGCCCAGCGTGCTGCCGAGTTTGCTGACGTGCCGGCGGGTGAATCGCGATGCGCAGGTGCATCAGGACGGCGGCATCCGGCTGTTCGAGGTGTCGGCCACGTTCTGGTCGATGCGCGAGGGGACGAACGAGGAATCTCGGAAGATCGCGATGGTGGTTGATGCCGGGGGCGAGGGGCCCAAGGCGAAGGCCGAGGACGTGCAGCACGGGGTTCGCGTCGCGCGGGCGGGTATCGAGGCGATGGTGGCGTTGTGCTTTGGGCACGAGGCCAAGGTTCGCGTGGAGGCGGGCGGCGACCTGCCGGCGGCGATGGACTCGGCCAATGCCGGGCGGGTGTTCGTGGATGGTGCGGGTGGCTCGGTCGAGCTGGGCTACTTCGGATTGCCGACGAGCGAGACGCTGGCGTTGTTCGATCTTCAGCGGCCAGTGATTGTCGCGGAGTTGGAGTTGGAGCCGTTGCTCGAAGCGTACCCGCCGACACCGAAGGTGAGCGCGCTGCCGGCGTTCCCGGGGATCGAGCGGGATCTGTCGGTGGTGGTGGCGAGCGCGACACCGTGGGCGACGATCGAGAAGGCGGTCGAGGGGCTCGGGCTTGAACGCCTGCAGGGCGTGGCGTTCGTGGGCACCTACAGCGGCAAGCAGGTGGGTGAGGGCAAGAAGAGCGTCACGCTCCGGCTGGGCTTCCGCGATGCGGAGCGGACGCTGCGGCACGAGGAGGTCGACCCGCAGATGGAGCGGACGATCGCGGCGTTGCGTGACGCGGTGAGCGCGGAAGTGCGCTCGTAG
- a CDS encoding Hsp70 family protein: MPQHDSNTPDTISPVIGIDLGTTNSLAAYAGDAGPRILGDNAQGSGLVPSVVRYEPRPDGTLATIVGLDARERAVEFPLTTIASVKRLMGRGLADAAGDAPYLPYSIVQGPRDMAAVAIPTPDGSATLLTPQEVSAQILRAIKDKAEQALGTPVHKAVVTVPAYFDDAQRQATRDAGRLAGLQVVRIVSEPTAAALAYGLGSAQRAKAEPTTVAVYDLGGGTFDISILRITPGPNPETPAIFQVLATDGDTRLGGDDADHALVAMFLTEANERFNLGLPDQLADALGTLPPQTRRALLTFAQNVKHRLSDEPTAAISIDLGEGRTYDRTITREEFEALVKPWIDRSIAACDRAKRAAAKQPGGDAIDAVVLVGGSTRVPAVRHAVAEFFNLDPYTALDPDRVVALGAAVQASTLAGRSRNSLLLDAIPLSLGIETVGGAVAKLVVAGATVPARAKETFSTSVDNQTAIELKVLQGEREMAEDCRELGTFHLRGIPPMPAGVPQLEVEFLVDANGVLNVSAVEKRSGQTATLQVIPNHGLTKDEVDAIEASAIEHARDDMTRHRIVDLVAHASLDTKWITEAMDRVADQLPADLRDQIRTSVETVRDMATKAKEDWRSVDPEAFAKAKQAMDEASVPLHEAAISASLKGMPSQTTGPRPGTPS, translated from the coding sequence ATGCCCCAGCACGACTCGAACACTCCCGACACCATCTCTCCGGTCATCGGCATCGACCTGGGCACAACGAATTCCCTGGCCGCCTACGCCGGCGACGCGGGCCCGCGCATCCTGGGCGACAACGCCCAGGGCTCGGGGCTGGTCCCCAGCGTCGTCCGCTACGAGCCCCGGCCCGATGGCACGCTGGCCACCATCGTCGGCCTGGACGCCCGCGAGCGGGCCGTCGAGTTCCCGCTGACCACGATCGCCAGCGTCAAGCGGCTGATGGGCCGCGGCCTGGCCGACGCGGCGGGCGATGCGCCGTACCTGCCCTACAGCATCGTCCAGGGCCCGCGCGACATGGCCGCCGTCGCCATCCCGACCCCCGATGGCTCGGCGACGTTGCTCACCCCCCAGGAAGTCTCCGCCCAGATCCTGAGAGCCATCAAGGACAAGGCCGAGCAGGCCCTCGGCACGCCCGTCCACAAGGCCGTCGTCACCGTCCCCGCCTACTTCGACGACGCCCAGCGCCAGGCCACCCGCGACGCCGGCCGCCTCGCGGGGCTCCAGGTCGTCCGTATCGTCAGCGAGCCAACGGCGGCCGCCCTCGCCTACGGCCTGGGCTCTGCCCAACGCGCCAAGGCCGAGCCCACGACCGTGGCCGTCTACGACCTGGGCGGGGGCACCTTCGACATCTCGATCTTGAGGATCACGCCCGGCCCAAACCCGGAAACACCCGCCATCTTCCAGGTCCTGGCCACCGACGGGGACACCCGCCTCGGTGGAGACGACGCCGACCACGCCCTCGTCGCGATGTTCCTGACCGAGGCGAACGAGCGGTTCAATCTCGGCCTGCCCGACCAACTCGCCGACGCCCTTGGTACGCTCCCGCCCCAAACCCGCCGCGCCCTGCTCACCTTCGCTCAGAACGTCAAACACCGCCTCAGCGACGAGCCCACAGCCGCCATCTCCATCGACCTGGGCGAGGGCCGCACCTACGACCGCACGATCACGCGCGAAGAGTTCGAGGCCCTGGTAAAACCCTGGATCGACCGCTCCATCGCCGCCTGCGATCGCGCCAAACGCGCCGCCGCCAAGCAGCCCGGCGGCGACGCCATCGACGCCGTCGTCCTCGTCGGCGGCTCTACCCGCGTGCCCGCCGTGCGCCACGCCGTTGCTGAGTTCTTCAATCTCGACCCCTACACCGCCCTCGACCCCGATCGTGTTGTTGCTCTCGGTGCTGCCGTCCAGGCGTCCACCCTCGCCGGCCGCAGCCGCAACAGCCTGCTGCTCGACGCTATCCCGTTGAGCCTGGGCATCGAAACGGTGGGCGGCGCGGTCGCCAAGCTCGTCGTCGCCGGCGCCACCGTCCCCGCGCGCGCCAAGGAGACCTTCTCCACCAGCGTCGACAACCAGACCGCCATCGAACTCAAGGTCCTCCAGGGCGAGCGCGAGATGGCCGAGGACTGCCGCGAGCTGGGCACCTTCCACCTGCGCGGCATCCCGCCGATGCCCGCGGGAGTGCCGCAACTGGAAGTCGAGTTCCTCGTCGACGCCAACGGCGTGCTGAACGTCTCGGCCGTCGAGAAACGCTCGGGCCAGACGGCCACACTCCAGGTCATCCCCAACCACGGCCTGACCAAGGACGAGGTCGACGCCATCGAGGCATCCGCCATCGAGCACGCCCGCGACGACATGACCCGCCACCGCATCGTGGACCTCGTCGCCCACGCCAGCCTCGACACCAAGTGGATTACCGAAGCCATGGACCGCGTGGCCGACCAACTCCCAGCCGACCTGCGCGACCAGATCCGCACCTCGGTCGAAACGGTCCGGGACATGGCCACCAAGGCAAAGGAAGACTGGCGATCGGTCGACCCCGAGGCCTTCGCCAAAGCCAAGCAGGCGATGGACGAGGCCAGCGTCCCCCTGCACGAGGCGGCCATCTCCGCATCCCTCAAAGGCATGCCAAGCCAGACAACCGGACCACGACCCGGCACGCCTTCCTGA
- a CDS encoding type II secretion system F family protein gives MSRAAKGPNPYLFLASGPKGGKRLGVRSAASERALASVLGRERRVLVWSRRLPGWLGSTGQMGLKDQAQFNAVLGQLVSRGVPLVEALEVTASAVDAAHKDRIRRVRAQVAGGAMFADACARVGIVDPVTSAVYRAAERTGDLGGACAQIAKTAERQVKVRSQAITLMFYPIIVLGVSVLAGWGMLTFIVPMIGKSLSSMGSELPWFTVALMTAGQTIRNNLGVFFLIVLALLVVAIILRKAVIAIIWNVVRRLPGMRELVLAQETTRFFSVMAAMTRSGVTLADALVVSYRTVSHAKLRKELQTLQRKLVEGGQLARLIEDVTALPLPVRKLLIAAERSGDLEDAFDGLADDMAEEVSRRSTRALAVLEPGLIIFMFLMIGSMVLAIMLPLFTATANMDF, from the coding sequence ATGTCCAGAGCAGCCAAAGGACCAAACCCATACCTCTTCCTGGCGTCGGGCCCCAAGGGCGGCAAGCGTCTCGGTGTCCGCAGCGCCGCCAGCGAGCGGGCCTTGGCATCCGTCCTGGGCCGCGAGCGGCGAGTCCTTGTCTGGTCGCGACGCCTGCCGGGCTGGCTGGGCAGCACGGGGCAGATGGGCCTGAAGGACCAGGCCCAGTTCAACGCCGTGCTGGGCCAGCTCGTCTCGCGAGGCGTGCCGCTGGTGGAGGCCCTGGAAGTCACCGCCTCGGCGGTCGACGCCGCCCATAAGGACCGCATCCGCCGTGTCCGGGCCCAGGTGGCCGGCGGGGCCATGTTCGCCGACGCCTGCGCCCGCGTGGGCATCGTCGATCCGGTCACCTCGGCCGTGTATCGCGCGGCCGAACGCACCGGCGACCTCGGCGGTGCCTGTGCGCAGATCGCAAAGACCGCCGAGCGGCAGGTCAAGGTCCGCAGCCAGGCCATCACGCTCATGTTCTACCCCATCATCGTGCTGGGCGTGAGCGTCCTGGCCGGATGGGGCATGCTGACATTCATCGTGCCCATGATCGGCAAGAGCCTGTCGAGCATGGGGAGCGAACTGCCCTGGTTTACCGTCGCGCTCATGACCGCCGGCCAGACCATCCGAAACAACCTGGGCGTGTTCTTCCTGATCGTGCTGGCGTTGCTCGTCGTCGCGATCATCCTGCGCAAGGCCGTCATCGCGATCATCTGGAACGTGGTCCGCCGCCTGCCGGGCATGCGCGAGCTGGTGCTGGCCCAGGAAACCACCCGCTTCTTCTCGGTCATGGCCGCCATGACGCGGTCGGGTGTCACGCTGGCCGACGCGCTGGTGGTGAGCTACCGCACGGTCAGCCACGCGAAATTACGCAAGGAACTGCAAACCCTCCAGCGAAAGCTGGTCGAGGGCGGCCAACTCGCACGGCTGATCGAAGACGTGACCGCGTTGCCGCTGCCCGTGCGCAAGCTGCTCATCGCCGCAGAGCGTTCGGGCGACCTCGAAGACGCGTTCGACGGCCTGGCCGACGACATGGCCGAAGAGGTCTCCCGCCGCAGCACACGCGCTCTTGCCGTACTCGAACCGGGGCTGATCATCTTCATGTTCCTGATGATCGGGTCGATGGTGCTGGCGATCATGCTGCCACTGTTCACGGCAACGGCCAATATGGACTTCTAA
- a CDS encoding type II secretion system protein GspG: MNNNTYTHQRKARRGFSLLELTLVILIIGVLMGVAAVAFAPALLRGRTTGTEASMTTIKRAILEYQGVNNQYPSQLADLSPNFIESVSLDGWDNPFYYAVPGQNGQPFDLISAGEDGDYSTLNDNINIWTMNQPTNQ, from the coding sequence ATGAACAACAACACGTATACGCACCAACGCAAGGCCCGACGCGGCTTCTCGCTGCTCGAGCTCACGCTGGTGATCCTCATCATCGGCGTGCTTATGGGCGTGGCCGCAGTCGCGTTCGCACCCGCGCTCTTGCGCGGCCGGACCACAGGCACCGAGGCGAGCATGACCACCATCAAGCGCGCCATCCTTGAGTACCAGGGCGTCAACAACCAGTACCCGTCCCAGTTGGCCGACCTGTCGCCCAACTTCATCGAGAGCGTGTCCCTGGATGGTTGGGACAACCCCTTCTACTACGCTGTGCCGGGCCAGAACGGCCAGCCGTTCGACCTCATCAGCGCGGGTGAGGACGGCGACTATTCCACGCTCAACGACAACATCAACATCTGGACCATGAACCAGCCGACCAATCAATAA
- a CDS encoding prepilin-type N-terminal cleavage/methylation domain-containing protein, whose amino-acid sequence MSTRRVHPGSSRRGMTFLEVVLASALLGIVAFGIFGALNYLVLQQKRAEQIAGASEVANRVVLMYLDSPDAMPPGGRPIPYGRNLYRWTYEASPIEVYDPNATDEATPLSLTRLSELSVSVWLHEDSGGAYSPNPGTPGILVRRMLDPLASRNPDSFSRAVEDGTLIRGLTGGDGAARSGGSQTPGGGLSGGN is encoded by the coding sequence ATGAGCACCCGCCGCGTCCATCCTGGTTCCAGCCGACGGGGCATGACCTTCCTTGAGGTCGTGCTGGCCTCGGCCCTGCTGGGTATCGTGGCCTTCGGCATCTTCGGCGCGCTCAACTATCTGGTGCTCCAGCAGAAGCGTGCCGAGCAGATCGCCGGCGCGAGCGAAGTCGCCAACCGCGTCGTGCTCATGTACCTGGACAGCCCCGATGCGATGCCTCCTGGTGGGCGGCCCATCCCCTACGGGCGCAACCTCTACCGCTGGACGTACGAGGCCTCACCGATCGAGGTGTACGATCCCAACGCCACTGATGAGGCAACCCCGCTCTCGCTGACCCGCTTGAGTGAACTAAGCGTGAGCGTGTGGCTGCATGAGGACAGCGGTGGGGCGTATTCGCCGAATCCCGGAACGCCGGGCATCCTCGTGCGGCGCATGCTCGACCCGCTGGCCAGCCGAAACCCAGACTCGTTCTCCCGAGCGGTTGAGGACGGGACACTTATTCGGGGGCTCACCGGCGGTGACGGCGCGGCGCGATCGGGCGGCTCGCAGACGCCCGGCGGCGGCCTCTCGGGGGGCAACTGA
- a CDS encoding prepilin-type N-terminal cleavage/methylation domain-containing protein: protein MSSPMRQGFTLIELTMAIVIGSIILFAAMGMFQTMERADSIADVRAEENSQLQRTQRVASRAMGSLLVMSRQDQQTASAARTAQEQAEQAVADGRGLGGGQDEASEQETLDGLADTVRQFRPRVLLEPDPRLQGVQMVRRVRIGDEGLGAPESTTPQRLELALSAPCVIPSYADEQRRLAIARLGLRPIEIGSSVDEEGAVRGAFVFRDERRVNQLGLRVFSFWWLPIAGDADDAEAIEAEQLDPAIIDGAVMLMDSVVWARWRFFKEAQWRDEFQVLGELDLAAYGELEMTTSQNVTVSWLFELAWTIGTDSDDEGDGDAEGEEELDLDPESGGGTTSSGDGSTRQGSVN from the coding sequence ATGTCTTCCCCGATGCGCCAGGGCTTCACGCTCATCGAGCTCACGATGGCCATCGTCATCGGCTCGATCATCCTGTTCGCCGCGATGGGCATGTTCCAGACCATGGAGCGTGCCGATTCGATCGCCGACGTGAGGGCCGAAGAGAACTCCCAGCTCCAGCGCACACAGCGTGTGGCGAGCCGGGCGATGGGCTCGCTCTTGGTCATGTCTCGCCAGGACCAGCAGACCGCCTCGGCCGCGCGTACGGCCCAGGAGCAGGCCGAGCAGGCGGTCGCCGATGGCCGCGGATTGGGGGGTGGGCAGGACGAGGCCAGCGAGCAGGAAACGCTCGATGGGCTCGCGGACACGGTCCGCCAATTCAGGCCTCGCGTGCTCCTCGAACCCGACCCGCGTTTGCAGGGCGTGCAGATGGTGCGTCGTGTGCGCATCGGCGACGAGGGCCTGGGCGCCCCCGAGAGCACGACCCCCCAGCGCCTCGAACTGGCGCTCAGCGCGCCCTGCGTGATCCCGTCGTACGCCGACGAGCAGCGGCGGCTGGCGATCGCCAGACTCGGCTTGCGGCCGATCGAGATCGGCTCGTCGGTCGACGAGGAGGGCGCGGTTCGGGGGGCGTTCGTTTTTCGGGACGAACGCCGCGTGAACCAGCTCGGCCTGCGTGTGTTCAGCTTCTGGTGGCTGCCCATCGCGGGCGATGCCGACGATGCCGAAGCGATCGAGGCCGAGCAGCTCGACCCAGCGATCATCGATGGCGCGGTTATGCTCATGGACAGCGTGGTGTGGGCCCGCTGGCGATTCTTCAAGGAAGCGCAGTGGCGCGACGAGTTTCAGGTACTCGGCGAGCTCGACCTTGCTGCGTACGGCGAGCTCGAAATGACCACGTCCCAGAATGTCACGGTGTCCTGGCTCTTCGAACTGGCCTGGACCATCGGCACCGACTCCGACGACGAGGGCGATGGTGACGCCGAAGGCGAGGAAGAACTCGACCTCGATCCCGAATCGGGCGGCGGGACAACCAGTTCGGGCGATGGCTCGACACGCCAGGGGAGCGTGAACTGA